DNA sequence from the Streptomyces sp. CA-210063 genome:
CGCGTCCGCGAGCGCGGAGAGCGCGAGGGCGGCGAGCCGTACGGTGACGTCGGGCCGGGAGCCCGAGGCGTCGGAGAGCGCGGCGACGGTCGTGCGGAACTGCCCGACCGCGGCCTGCGGATCGCGCCGCCCCACGGCCGCCTCGGTGAGGACGATGCCCGCGACCTGCGCGGCCATCCAGTCGAACGGCCCGTCGAGCAGCGCGCGGGCCCGGTCCACGGCGCTCTCGTCGCCGCGCGCGAAGGCGACGCACAGGGCGGGCCCGATCGCGTAGCCGCCCGCGGCGGGCAGCCGGTCCGCTTCGGCGGCCGAGCGGACGCACTCGTCCCAGCGGCCCAGGGTGTAGAGGCAGAGGGAGTGGAGGTAGCGCATCTCCACCGGGTACGGGGAGGAGAGAAGACCGGCGCGGCCCGCGCGGTCGAGGCCCTCGGAGAGCCAGTCGAGGCAGGCGTCGAGGTCACCGGATTCGAAGCAGCCGACCGCGAGATTGAACAGGGCGCGCATCTCGACGGGGACGTTGCCCGCCCCGCGGGCCAGCTCGCGGGCGTGGCGCAGGCGTGCACGGCCCTCCTCGGAGCGCCGGTTGTTCCGGGCGTCGAGACCGACCACGGAAATGATCAAGTCGGCCTGGGCATCGACCAGTTCGAGCCGCCCCGCGACACGCAGCGCATCACTCGCGACCCGACCGGCCTCCCCGACCTTCCCCAAGTACCGCGCCGCCATGACATGCGTGGCCGCCGCCCACACCCAGGTCCGGGACGGCGGTTCGGCGGGGATCATCGCCAGCGCCTCGCTGCTGTACCGGAACGCGGCCTCCATGTGGTCCACGCGTATCAGGTCCCCGGCGAGGGTGTAGCGCACCCGGGCGGCCAGCTCCGAGTCCGCGTCCGGACCGGCTCCGGCCAGCGCCGAGCGGGTGAGCGAGACCGCGCGGTGGTTCTCCCCGGCGCGCGCGGCGGCGGCCGAGGCGCGCAGGGTGAGGGTGACCGTGTCGAGGTCCCGGGGCCGGGCACCGGCGTCCACGGACGACCACAGATCGAGGGCACCCTCCAGATGCCGCAGCTCCTCGGCGGGCGCCCCGATCCGGTGCGCGTGGTCGGCGGCCTCGACGGACGCGGTCAGCGCGTCGGCGAGGTCATGGCTCTCACGCGAGTGGTGGGCCCGCTCGGCGCTCTCCCCCGCGCGCCCCCGGCGGGCCAGCAGCTTGGCGAACATCCCGTGCAGCCGCACCCGTTCGCCCGGCAGCAGATCCGCGTAGACCGCCTCCCGGGTGAGAGCGTGCCGGAACTCGTACGTCGCCCCCGCACCCGGCAGCAGCAACTGCCGCCCCACCACCTCCCGCAGCGCCGACTCCAGCTCCTCGTCCGGGAGTTGTACGGCGTCCCGCAGCAGGTCGTGCTCCACCTTGCGGCCCGCCACCGCCGCCGTGCGCAGCACCTGCTGGGCGGCGCCGGGCAGTTGCTCGATACGGATCAGCAGGACGTCGGCCAGACCGCTCGGCAGCACCGTCCCCGGCTCGTCCGCCGTCGCGGCCAGCAGCTCCTCCGCGTAGAACGCGTTGCCCTCCGCCCGCTCCACGATCCGGCCGACCGTGGCGTCGTCCGGCGGCTCGGCCCGCAGCGAACGCACCAGCCGAGTGACCTCCGCGTCCGGCATCGGCCGCAGCTCCAGCCGCTCCACGGCGGGCAGCCGCACCAGCTCGGCGAGGAGGGGGCGCAGCGGGTGGCGGCGGTGCAGGTCGTCCGCGCGGTACGAGGCGAAGACGGCGAGGCGGTGGGCGGGGGTGCCGGGGGTGGGGCGCTGGAGCACGCCCCGGCTGAGCAGGAAGCGGAGGAGGTCGCGGGAGGACTGGTCGGCCCAGTGCAGGTCCTCCAGCACGAGCAGGACGGGGGTCGTCTCGGCGAGGTCCGCCAGCAGCGCGGCAATGCCCTCGAAGAGCTGCAGCCGGTCACCGCCGTACGCGCCGCCACCGAGGAGGCGGCCGGTCGCCGGGTGCGTCCGGAGGAGCGGCGCGAATCGTTCGTCCGCGGCGAGGGCGCCGAGGATCTCCGTGAACGGGAGGTACGGCAGACCGACATCACCCAGGTCCACACAGTGCCCGGTGAGCACGGTCGTTCCCTTGCCCACCGCGTACGCCGCCGCCTCCGCCAGCGTCCGGCTCTTCCCCACCCCCGCGTCCCCCGCGACCAGCACCGCCCGGGGCTCACCCGCCCCGGCCCGGTCCAGCACATCCGTCAACCGGGCCAGCTCGGCGTCCCGCCCGACGAACGGCGCGTGAAATATGTTCTGCGGCACCCCGTCATCCTGGCACGCACCACCACCCCGCACCGCCGCCTTTCCTCGCCCCCGCCGCCCCTACCCGTTCCCATCCCCAGGGGCTGCGCCCCTTCGCCCCCCAACCGCGGGTCCGTCGTGGTTGCTCGCGCAGTTCCCCGCGCCCCTTCAGGGGCGCGGGGAACTGCGCGACAAGCCCCCACCCACCCGCACCCGACAACGAACCCCTCGGGGTCGAAGGGGCAGCGCCCCTGGGGATGGGACGGGTAGGGGCGGCGGGGGCGAAAAAGGCGGGACCCGGCCACCCCAGGTGACCAGGCCCCGCCTCCTTGAAGAACGAACCTCAGACCAGGTTCACCGACCGCGCCGACGTCGCGCCGATCTCCTCCGCGACCTCCGCGAGGACCAGCGGGGGAACCGTGTCGTCGACGGTGAGAACCGCGAGGGCCTCGCCACCGGCCGTGGAGCGGGCGACCTGCATACCGGCGATGTTGATGCCGGCCTCGCCGAAGATACGGCCGACGGTGCCGACGACCCCGGGACGGTCGACGTAGCTGAAGACGACCATGTGGTCGGCGAGGGCGAGGTCGACGTCGTATTCACCGACCGCGACGATCTTCTGGTGGTGCTTCGGACCGGCGAGCGTGCCGGAGACCGATACTTCCTCGCCACTGCCGAGCGTGCCGCGCACGGTGACGACGTTGCGGTGGTCCGGCGACTCCGAGCTGGTCGTCAGACGGACCTCGACACCGCGCTCCTGAGCGAACAGCGGAGCGTTGACGTAGGAGACCGTCTCGTCGACGACATCCTCGAAGACACCCTTGAGCGCGGACAGTTCCAGCACCTTCACATCGTGCTGGGTGATCTCGCCGTACACCTCGACGTCGAGACGGACCGCGACCTCA
Encoded proteins:
- a CDS encoding helix-turn-helix transcriptional regulator; amino-acid sequence: MPQNIFHAPFVGRDAELARLTDVLDRAGAGEPRAVLVAGDAGVGKSRTLAEAAAYAVGKGTTVLTGHCVDLGDVGLPYLPFTEILGALAADERFAPLLRTHPATGRLLGGGAYGGDRLQLFEGIAALLADLAETTPVLLVLEDLHWADQSSRDLLRFLLSRGVLQRPTPGTPAHRLAVFASYRADDLHRRHPLRPLLAELVRLPAVERLELRPMPDAEVTRLVRSLRAEPPDDATVGRIVERAEGNAFYAEELLAATADEPGTVLPSGLADVLLIRIEQLPGAAQQVLRTAAVAGRKVEHDLLRDAVQLPDEELESALREVVGRQLLLPGAGATYEFRHALTREAVYADLLPGERVRLHGMFAKLLARRGRAGESAERAHHSRESHDLADALTASVEAADHAHRIGAPAEELRHLEGALDLWSSVDAGARPRDLDTVTLTLRASAAAARAGENHRAVSLTRSALAGAGPDADSELAARVRYTLAGDLIRVDHMEAAFRYSSEALAMIPAEPPSRTWVWAAATHVMAARYLGKVGEAGRVASDALRVAGRLELVDAQADLIISVVGLDARNNRRSEEGRARLRHARELARGAGNVPVEMRALFNLAVGCFESGDLDACLDWLSEGLDRAGRAGLLSSPYPVEMRYLHSLCLYTLGRWDECVRSAAEADRLPAAGGYAIGPALCVAFARGDESAVDRARALLDGPFDWMAAQVAGIVLTEAAVGRRDPQAAVGQFRTTVAALSDASGSRPDVTVRLAALALSALADAAVERRSVGDEAGARGWAALGGELVELARATAALGEEGIEQGPEGLAWLARAEAEWVRVCTGPDAGAWRRAVDAFAFGDPYERARCRLRLAEALLGEGAREEATAQARLAGETADRLGAVVLRAALDALVRRGRLAEASEGEGIPALTARESDVLRLLALGRTNRQIGEELFITGKTASVHVSNILAKLGAASRTEAVAIAYREGLITAGPPR